The DNA segment ATAGGTAGGGTGGGGCCCTGCCCCACCAATTCCCTTTGAGTAACCTTGAATTTTCCTTTATTTGTGGACTGAATAGCTCAGCTTAGACGCGCAGCCTCTGGCGGATCTCTTCCCGCGCCTGCTGCAGGATGGAATCCTTGTCCACGGACTCCAGGATCTGTTGCACGATGGTCTTGGGTCCGCCACTCCCCCATGAGCGCCCCTGGGCGAAATAACGCTGGGCCGCTTTACCCACGACATAGGTTGTGTAATAGCCCATCGCCCCCTGGGCCGCTGCGGTCACCAGGGTCGAGAGGCCTGCACTGCCTGCCTTGAGGGCGCTGGCGGCCACATTCACTGTCCATACGGTGGCCATCAGCAGTGCCATCTGGGCACCGATGGTTTTTATCAGCTCTCCTGCCTCACCCCGGGACAGGGACATGCCGTAGACACGAGCCAGATGCATGACCATCGAGGCATCCAGCGCCAGGGCAGCCACGATATCGGCAACCGGTATCGGATTCAGTGCAACCGCAACACCCTTACCCAGGCAATAGCCACCTATTACCCGCTCCGCCACCTCCTGACGCACCTTCACGATTCGACTGGCAACCTCGTCACTGAGCTCACCGGCGAACAGGCTGGCATTGAGTACAGAGAGCACCATACCCTCGCGCTCGATCAGCTGCCATAGACTGTTAGCCAGCTGGGTCACATCGGGCAGAGGGCGTTTGCGGATCTCCTGCTCTCTACCTTTGTCATCCGTTTGCAGATAGATTCGTTGCGCGGGATGAGCTGCCACCGGCACGATAAAGGAAGCAGCGACCAGCCCCTGTAGCTTCTCCTGCAGACTGGCGAGCAAGAGCTTCAACTCATCATCGGTATAGCGATCGGACTTGTTGAGCACCACCAGGATCGGCCGGTTGCGCTGATGCAGGGAGCGTATGGCCTGCAACTCGGTTTGGGTCAGGTCGGCATCCACCACGAACAGCACCAGATCGGCACGACCTGCCACATCCTCGGCCATCCGCTCACGCGCCTCACCACTGATCTCATTGATACCTGGCGTGTCGATAAGATAGACCCCGCCAGCCTCAACCTCCTGCCAGGGCGCCATGTCGCTATGCCGCGTCTCACCGTGCAGGGCGCTGACCGCAAATCGCTCCTCCCCCAAGAGGGCGTTCAGCAGCGCCGATTTACCCACGCTGACCCGGCCGAATACAGCAATATGCAGGTGACCGTGCTCCAGCTTGTCGAGCATCGCCTCGACCTGCATGAAGTCATCTTTCAGGCTGTCGCGCACACCATTAGGCAGGCGTTCATCCTCTAACAGCTCGCGTAGATTCTCCCGCGCCAACTGGAGATGTTCTTCCCCTTGGGGCCCTGGATTGGAATCACTCTCTTTTTCTGTACTCTTCCACAGCCAGCCGGGCAAAATGTTTTGCACGGCTTTCCAGATTTCCACTCAGCGCCTCCTCGAAATAGTCCAGTGCCTGAACGGTCTTGAGGGTACCGCTCTCATGCAGGGTCTTAACCACGGCCTTGCCCAGGCCCTCAAAAATCAGGCCGTAGGCGACGGCATGGATCAATCCCCCTGTCACTGTGCCCACACCTGGAAAGGCTTTTAATACATTGCCTGTCAGTGCCAGCAGCAGGGTCATGCGTTTGCCCACATTCTGACTCGCAAGGTCGATAAAATGTTCAACATCCACCTCTCGCGCCTTGACCTCATACAGGGAGGTCAGTGCCTTCACCATCTGCACCCCGAGGTAGCCCTGGATCAGGATATCGGTGCCAGGACTGATTGCCGCCATGGCTCCCATCATCGCCTTGCCGGTGTATTGTCTCACCAGCTTCTCCCCTTGTTGTTGGCGATGGGCCTGGGTCGCCAGGTGAAGCTTCTCTGCACCCAAGCGTACCAGGCTCTCATCCCGCTGTGTTTCCAGCCGCTCCCGCTCCCTGGTGATACGGAGCACAATCGCACTCATAAGCCCCTCAATCCTTGCCTCCCTGTCACGCAGTTCCCGCCACTCTCTACCCGAGGCATCGATACGCGTGACCTCCTCCTTTCCACCTGCCTGAACCGGTATTACCTCAATCTCCGGCACTCGCTCACTGATCCTGGTCGAGATGGCCTTGAGCTCCTCCTCGCTAAAGCGATCCTGTTTGTTCAAGGCCAGTATCAGGGGGCGTTCGTGGGCCTGAAGCTCTAACAGCTCAAGATATTGATCACGGGTCAATTCCCCGTCACAGACATAGATCACGAGGTGAGCCCGTCTTGCCTCCTCGCGGGCAATGCGTCCATGCTCGGGGTTGGGATCGAGTATGCCCGGTGCATCGGTCAGTTGCAGATCCACATCCTCACCATCCGTATAGTGGTAGTGAGCAACCTGCCTGGTAGTGCCGGCGCGGGGATCGACTTCAATCTCCTCGGCCTCGGTAATCGCCTTGATAAGCGCACTCTTGCCGGCGGATACGGCACCGAAAAAGGCCACGTAGAACGTCAGTTGCGCAGCCCGTTGATCGAGCTCCTGCAACTCTTGCCGTGCCTCCGCGGTATCGACCCCTTTGGCATCCGCTTGCTGTAACGCCTCGCTCAATGCATCCCTGTTCTCCGGCAGAAGATCCCTCGATCCCTGATCAACCGGTTTCCGCCTCGCCGGCCGTAACAACAACCAACTCAGGATTGAAACCAGCAGGGCAAAGCCGAACAAGCCTATGGCATAGAGAACCAGTAGCGCCGGTGAGAGCTGATCGAGTATCTGCCAAATGCTGAGCGCGGATTCGGTTAGCTGTAGAATGAGTAACAGTGCCAACAGGGCGACAAACACAATCGCTATCAGTAGCAGGAGCCGTAGGATGCGCTTTTGTGATGTGGGAACCTGTTGCTCTTTCATGACGCTAGACGTTGCTGGAAATCTTCAGACATAATCCTGATCGACTAGAATACGTTAGAAACCGACCCTAGTGTACCTCGTTCTAGATTCAGGTCCCTAGAACAGCCATGGAGCCGAGATGATTCACCTGCCTAAAGCACGGATTGCCTGGAATCACGACGATTTCAATACCATCCTGAAGGATGAGCTGGAAGCCATCGACCCGGGAGAGCTCCCCCTGCAACAAGGCCTGACCCTGAGTAGCATGGTCAGCCCCGAGCCATTCAATGCCATTGTCATCGATAGCATGGAGACTTCAGCCACCATTCGCTGCAAGGTCTCGATCATCTATAGCGGGATTATTGCCGGTTGTAGTTGCGCCGATGATCCAACACCCTTGGATATACAGACAGAATACTGTGAACTGCTATTGGCGATTGACAAGGTATCGGGTGAAACCCTGGTGGAGCTAGTGAGCGATAGTCACTGCGGAAGTTTCTGACTTGGCGCGCTGACTAACCTAGCTCACTATAATCGGTCTGTACGTAATCCGCCGCCTCGGACCAATGCAAACTGATCTGGCCGAATCGCTTCACCGCCGGGAGTATAATCTTTGCATGCAGAGAGTGCACTTGTGTGGCGATATCCTGAATCTTTTCCGCATTTGTCTGCATCAGGGATACATGGGGACGCACCCCATCGGCTTTCAGATAGGCCAGCACTTTATAGGCGGTCTCATTACAGGCGAAATTACCAAGCAGGGTGGCAATACCCATGGCCGAGAGTTCACCGAGAAAGTGACGTGCCTGTTTTAGGTTAGAGGCCAATGAGGGGAGATTGAACTCTACCATCAAGCCTGTGCCTACCAGTTGCAGTCTACGCAATTCGGACTTTAAACACTCGAGAATAGTCTCATCATTGGCGGCATGGGCGGATAAGTGAACGATCAATTGGGTTGCCTCACCCTGCAGTGCATAATCCCCTAGCCTCTTTATTGCATGCTTGCAGATATACTGATCTAGCAGATCACTGATTCCATATCGTTCGGCGGTAAGATGGATATCATCGGAAATCAAAACAATATCGGTTGCTGGCGCAGGCACAGGCAACTGCTCCATAACCACCTTGCCAACATCAAAGGATGCACTGAAGCGTTGCTCCTGGAACTCTATTAGCCCCGTTTTCAGGGCGTTAAGCAACTGTTGCTTCTGGAAATCGTCGGCGGCGTGTTGGCTGGTTTCGGCGTCTGCAGCCTGTTCTTTGTAGTGGAGAAAACCTTCGTAACCCTGTTGATAGGCCTGTAGTGAGGCGGTCTCCGCACGCTTCAGATGGAGATAGGCATCCAACTGATTGTCATCGATCAGCTCTACACCGATTCCGAAGCGATTTTTATCGGCTGCCTCGGAGCCAGCGACCAGGGCCTCATCGAGTTGCTCGTAGAAGGATTTGCCAATCGCTTCGATCTCAGCTTCTGTACTGCATTGGATCAAAACACCCAGACTGTGACCCGTAGTCCTGGCAATGATATCTCGTTTGCTGATCAACGCACCTACCAGGTCCGCGACATCCAATACTACATCGTTAAGCTCCTCGCTCTCATCGATATGAGGATGTTGCTCATGATCGGCAAGGGTGATGGAAAACAGTGCATAAACAGTCACTCCGTTTTGCATCACCTGGTGACTTATATCCAGTTGCTGCAACAGCTCCCTTCGGTTGCGTAGTCCCGTGGAGTGATCGATAAGTCCTCTACTACCTGCTGTGAATATCTGTTTGGCCCTGTTGATTCGGGTTTTAACAGTAGCCAACAGATGTTGCGGTCTTACCGGTTTGGTCAAAAAATCATCCGCCCCGGAGTGAAGTGCCAACAACTTCTTTTCCAAGTCATCTTCGCCGGAGAGAAAGACGATGGGGATGGTCAACGTCTCATCCCTTTCACGAATCACCTGGGTCAGTTCGATCCCGTTTGCACCCGGCATATAGAGATCCATCAGGATAAGGTCAGGCTGGAACTGATCCACTGCCTCCATCACATTCAGAGGATCGGTGATCGCCAGGCACTCCATTCCCCCTTTACGTAACAGGGCACAGGCGAATTTTGCCTGAGACTCATCATCCTCAACCACCAATACCCTATAATGAGGGATTACTTCCGGAGCGATGACCTGCTTGATACTCAACATCAGGTCATTGATATTGATTGGATTCGAGAAGCACTGAGTGACACCTGTTCGCAATACTTCGAGACGAATCTCTATATCGCACCGATCTGAGAGAAATATCAGTTCCGGTCGTCTCTTTTTCTGCGAGCGCAACTCTTCCAGGAGTTGGTTCACCTCACCCATTTCCTGAATATAGTCTGTATCGACCAGCATCACCTTCGCCTTGCCGTCGACCAGTGCGGTATGCAGATCATCCACATGGTCGAGACTAAGAACACGCCATCCATTATTCTCGCTCGCGCTAGTAATTTGATCCTTTGCGCTATCCTTTTTGTGCAGATAGATTAGGTCGTAGGATGAAGAGACAGCACCACTCTCAGCATTGGCGGACTGAGATGCAGCAATAGCCTGTTTAAGTTTTTCGAGCAGGTGATTGAGGCGGTCAAGCTCTTCCGAATCGGGTTGGGCATCCTCCTGGAAGATATCGTTGATCACCTTGTCGATGGCTTGAGAGAGTTGGTGGATATTGACCAGGCCCGCCTGTCGACTCTTTCGTGTCAGATCATTCAGGTAACGCAAAACCGACCTGACACCGGTGGCATTCCACATCCCCGAGGGCAGCACAGGCCAATTGGCCTGGATATGGGTCAGGATCTCTGGGAATTGCTGCAGCAAGTGTTTGCTGTTTGAGTCCCCTTTGGCAGTCATAGTCACCTACCTGGAAAACAGTTTACTTTAAATATGAATCAGTAAGAGATTTACCAAATCCCTGTGCAGGCAATTCCCAATATTCAAATACAGCCTAAATCCCATACTTAT comes from the Candidatus Thiodiazotropha sp. CDECU1 genome and includes:
- a CDS encoding GTP-binding protein, producing the protein MEIWKAVQNILPGWLWKSTEKESDSNPGPQGEEHLQLARENLRELLEDERLPNGVRDSLKDDFMQVEAMLDKLEHGHLHIAVFGRVSVGKSALLNALLGEERFAVSALHGETRHSDMAPWQEVEAGGVYLIDTPGINEISGEARERMAEDVAGRADLVLFVVDADLTQTELQAIRSLHQRNRPILVVLNKSDRYTDDELKLLLASLQEKLQGLVAASFIVPVAAHPAQRIYLQTDDKGREQEIRKRPLPDVTQLANSLWQLIEREGMVLSVLNASLFAGELSDEVASRIVKVRQEVAERVIGGYCLGKGVAVALNPIPVADIVAALALDASMVMHLARVYGMSLSRGEAGELIKTIGAQMALLMATVWTVNVAASALKAGSAGLSTLVTAAAQGAMGYYTTYVVGKAAQRYFAQGRSWGSGGPKTIVQQILESVDKDSILQQAREEIRQRLRV
- a CDS encoding Era-like GTP-binding protein, producing MKEQQVPTSQKRILRLLLLIAIVFVALLALLLILQLTESALSIWQILDQLSPALLVLYAIGLFGFALLVSILSWLLLRPARRKPVDQGSRDLLPENRDALSEALQQADAKGVDTAEARQELQELDQRAAQLTFYVAFFGAVSAGKSALIKAITEAEEIEVDPRAGTTRQVAHYHYTDGEDVDLQLTDAPGILDPNPEHGRIAREEARRAHLVIYVCDGELTRDQYLELLELQAHERPLILALNKQDRFSEEELKAISTRISERVPEIEVIPVQAGGKEEVTRIDASGREWRELRDREARIEGLMSAIVLRITRERERLETQRDESLVRLGAEKLHLATQAHRQQQGEKLVRQYTGKAMMGAMAAISPGTDILIQGYLGVQMVKALTSLYEVKAREVDVEHFIDLASQNVGKRMTLLLALTGNVLKAFPGVGTVTGGLIHAVAYGLIFEGLGKAVVKTLHESGTLKTVQALDYFEEALSGNLESRAKHFARLAVEEYRKRE
- a CDS encoding response regulator, with translation MTAKGDSNSKHLLQQFPEILTHIQANWPVLPSGMWNATGVRSVLRYLNDLTRKSRQAGLVNIHQLSQAIDKVINDIFQEDAQPDSEELDRLNHLLEKLKQAIAASQSANAESGAVSSSYDLIYLHKKDSAKDQITSASENNGWRVLSLDHVDDLHTALVDGKAKVMLVDTDYIQEMGEVNQLLEELRSQKKRRPELIFLSDRCDIEIRLEVLRTGVTQCFSNPININDLMLSIKQVIAPEVIPHYRVLVVEDDESQAKFACALLRKGGMECLAITDPLNVMEAVDQFQPDLILMDLYMPGANGIELTQVIRERDETLTIPIVFLSGEDDLEKKLLALHSGADDFLTKPVRPQHLLATVKTRINRAKQIFTAGSRGLIDHSTGLRNRRELLQQLDISHQVMQNGVTVYALFSITLADHEQHPHIDESEELNDVVLDVADLVGALISKRDIIARTTGHSLGVLIQCSTEAEIEAIGKSFYEQLDEALVAGSEAADKNRFGIGVELIDDNQLDAYLHLKRAETASLQAYQQGYEGFLHYKEQAADAETSQHAADDFQKQQLLNALKTGLIEFQEQRFSASFDVGKVVMEQLPVPAPATDIVLISDDIHLTAERYGISDLLDQYICKHAIKRLGDYALQGEATQLIVHLSAHAANDETILECLKSELRRLQLVGTGLMVEFNLPSLASNLKQARHFLGELSAMGIATLLGNFACNETAYKVLAYLKADGVRPHVSLMQTNAEKIQDIATQVHSLHAKIILPAVKRFGQISLHWSEAADYVQTDYSELG